CGGGACGCTGGCCGAGCAGCGGCTGCAGGCGCGCGTCACGGCCGACGCGCGCACGGCGGAGGCGACGCGGCACTGGGTGCTGGTGATCGCCGGCGTCGTCGTCGCGCTGGTGATGGGCATCGCGCTCGCGCTGGCCGCGTCCATCCGCCGCCCGATCGCGCAGATGGCGGCGGTCGCGCGGCGCGTGGCGCTGGGCGACGTGACGGCGGACGTCACGCACCACGGGCGCGACGAGATCGGCGCGCTGGCCGACGCGTTCCGCGCGCTCATGGGCTACCTGCGGGAGGCGTCCGACGCCGCGGCGCACGTCGCGCGCGGCGACCTGTCGGTGCGGATGACGGCGCGCTCCGAGGCCGACCGGCTGGCCGCGTCGCTGAACGGCGCCGTGGACGCGCTGCACGGGCTGCTGGGCGAGACGCGCACGCTGATCGACGGCGCGCGCGCCGGCGACCTCTCGGTGCGCGGCGAGTCCGCGCGCTTCGACGGCGTGTACCGCGAGCTGGTGGCCGGGATCAACGACACGGTCGGCGCGGTCGCGGCGCCCACGCGCGAGACGATCGCGGTGCTGCAGCGCGTCGCGGAGTGCGACCTCACCGCGCGCCTCGATGGCGACTACACGGGTGACTTCGCGACGCTGCGCACCGCGCTGCACGGCGCGCTCGACCAGCTCGGCACGGCGCTCGACGGCGTGCGTACGACGGCGGGGCAGGTCGCCGTCGCCAGCGCGCAGATCGCGGGTGGCAGCCAGGCGCTCGCCAGCGGCGCGAGCGAGCAGGCCGCGAGCCTCGAGGAGGTCACCGCGCGCCTGCTGGAGCTGCGGCGCTCCGCCGACGTCAACGCCGAGCAGGCGACGGCGGCCAGCGCCGTCGCCGCGGACACGCGCACCAGCGCCGCCGCGAGCGTGAGCGCGATGACCGGGCTGACCGACGCGATGGCGCTCATCGGCGCCAGCGCGCGCGAGACCGCGACCGTGCTGCGCACCATCGACGAGATCGCGTTCCAGACGAACCTGCTCGCGCTCAACGCCGCCGTCGAAGCCGCGCGCGCGGGCGACGCGGGGCGCGGCTTCGCCGTCGTGGCGGAAGAGGTCCGCGCGCTCGCGCTCCGCAGCGCCGAGGCGGCGCGCCGCACGGGCGATCTCGTGGCGCAGAACGAGGCGCGCGTCCACCTCGGCACGCAGGCGAGCGACGAGGTGGTGGGCCATCTGCG
This is a stretch of genomic DNA from Roseisolibacter agri. It encodes these proteins:
- a CDS encoding methyl-accepting chemotaxis protein, which codes for MLALTLRQKLLALALVGAGSTMAVGLVGHSGLTDTLALLHTTTAANVVQRHTLTADMMHDAVRGDVVGMLVAHANGDSAGVATLREDLAEDGPKLLAELDTVARTAGFEDVRAATRAAQPDAMRYVAQADSMASALGADTAATRVRFAAFQASFATLERSLGALGTLAEQRLQARVTADARTAEATRHWVLVIAGVVVALVMGIALALAASIRRPIAQMAAVARRVALGDVTADVTHHGRDEIGALADAFRALMGYLREASDAAAHVARGDLSVRMTARSEADRLAASLNGAVDALHGLLGETRTLIDGARAGDLSVRGESARFDGVYRELVAGINDTVGAVAAPTRETIAVLQRVAECDLTARLDGDYTGDFATLRTALHGALDQLGTALDGVRTTAGQVAVASAQIAGGSQALASGASEQAASLEEVTARLLELRRSADVNAEQATAASAVAADTRTSAAASVSAMTGLTDAMALIGASARETATVLRTIDEIAFQTNLLALNAAVEAARAGDAGRGFAVVAEEVRALALRSAEAARRTGDLVAQNEARVHLGTQASDEVVGHLRSIDGCAARLAIVLDAVTEASTRQQGDVMDIGAAVEQLNGATQQTAATAEQSAAAAEELDAQARVLRDAVDAFVLDAAAPSDAPRSTPRFDTRLLAAR